The following is a genomic window from Episyrphus balteatus chromosome 1, idEpiBalt1.1, whole genome shotgun sequence.
TCTTACATTGTACAATGTACTAACTCATCAATTTAAAACAGTCGTATGTAAGGACCCCACGAGTATTCTATTCATGTACCTATACGTTATACGTActcgaaaatttttatttttgtttgttttataaatatgcTGCTGACGTTTGACAATGTTTAGCACATGATTTTTAACACAGCAGCCTGTTCCCGTTTCAAAAGCAGCCAGACATACAATCGCGCAAGGCGCAACTCATGATGTCATAAAACATCTCAGTTTAGCTGTTCCACATGTGCGCACAAAAAGCACTTTATAATCTTATCTAAAAACCTCGATAAATTATGTTGTCAAATTGGAAAACGTGATTTAAATAAACATCACATTGCATGATAAAATGGGTCAATGTTTGGCTGGATAAATAGCCGAGAAAGAATTTCACACTCAGATTTTATGAGCTGCCATCAAAAGACAAGCAACAGGGCTTGTAGTTTTTTGTGTCACAGATGACAAAAGTGACAGTTTAGggttaatgtttttattattagtaGAGAGGGAGCAGAAatgtttttactttgtttttgctTCATAATTACTGACATACTGTTAAAGAGTCATAAGGtaagatttcttaaaatttgttattgaaAGTTTCTTCCgaagtgataaaaatgattttataaacACAGGATGTTTTGCATAAAAGACACTAGAGAAGAATAGAGATTTGAGGTtggaaaaaagtattaaagCAATGGTACTTtaagtagtagtagtagtagtataaaaataaaacaacagcaacactttcaagctaaaataaaatttttaaatccagTTAGTTTTCTATTAACTTAAATAAGCACATGTAACGTAAACGTAAGCATGACTACAATGAAAAAgactttaaggcttggccacaccggagggtacatgcggtagctgtaccggtaattgtatgaaaaaaattccacatctggaAGTTGtagtgtcagtttggaattttattcatacaattacccgtaccgctaccgcatgtaccctccagtgtggccaagccttaaagcaGAAACactgattttgacaactgcaaAAGTTCAATCATACGAAATTTGTATATCcctaagaataagaagtacaggaatgggTGTTTGAAGAAACCAGTgcggcatttttttcatttttacaaagTAGTGTTAGTTACACAAGcaccagtggcgtacgttgattCGTCGGGGCGTCGCACAGTGCGTTGATTCAGTGCaaagtatggaaaaaattcaaaacagccTAATTTGTATGATCTtttcttttaacattatttCTTAGTCTCATGGCAAGTAAATTgtgtataaaaacattttttatttcggttATAAGTTTTTGTCATATAAGTACACTAaggattgttatttttataactcaaaaagtgcgtttttcatacaaattgtgtGTAAAAAGGCTTGAAACAATCAGTCATAGCTAGCAGGGACGCGGGTGGACGcggatgaatgatacctttttggaaaggtcgtatttcccactttataacctattaacttttttgatgaatgcacgtgaatcaaaaattatgctgaactttgaaaataagctgtttttgtgagaaataaACCGTTACTTTACCGGTTATTAAAACGATCTAAGACTTtggagtgcaaaaaaaaaaccaataaaatatattaagctTACCCTTTTTACGAGTATCCAATTAAAAACCGGTTTAATTGGAGCAATTTAACTCCGCGGTGCAGCTATTCGTAAATCATCACTAAATGGCCTACTTTTGACATGTTACCTTTAAGAGGTTGTGTAGCTTGCTGTAgttgcattttacaaaaaaaaaaaaattacagttcaTCTAGTTAGACATCTGGATATAATTTTGCATTATTCAAAACCGGTTTTAGAAggtcaaatttttttacttttttccactggtcgccgcactgtgcgtcggggcaagactaaattttggggcccctttgatatttgtgGGGCcctttaatgttttaatatgttcgtaatgcactttgctatacttacatAAAACTTCAATCTTAAAAgaagtaaatacttgtactaggagcccccaaaattaaatatttagagacccctaaaataaattttttttagcttagaattggtagttcttggggcctctgttctgaagtaatgtgtacacatttgattttccatcatcaaacatagtttatttcttttggggcccctgaaaaattatttttggggcctcaaaattaagagcttagaggcccctaaaatataatataatttttttggagccaagaattaataggtattggggcctctgttctgatgtaatattcggaatgccaccaataacgtaatgtttttattttgggccctgatgtatttatgttgggacccctaaattgatatttaattttccatttgattgttttgaaccactgaagtaatagctttttagtatcctcaaataatatttgtcaagtcattagaaaatttgatgaatatttttgggctccttagtaatagattttggggccctcaaattaatatttgattggggctcctaaagtaatatttagtaatccatcaacaaatataatttaatttaaaaaacaatgctttttaattttttttttttttaagtccattTAGGGCCCCTGCAGGACCCtggcttgaagttgttttttgcttttttggggctcctaatgtattatttgtggttgcaaagatttttcaagttatattttttgggatcctaagataaaattataatttttcttttaaaaaagcagtttattttttttggggcccctggggtaacctttttatcaaatcaatatatattttgTGGCTGCCAATGAATTATACATTACATTCAGTGCaaagtatggaaaaaattcaaaacagccTAATTTGTATGATCTtttcttttaacattatttCTTAGTCTCATGGCAAGTAAATTgtgtataaaaacattttttatttcggttATAAGTTTTTGTCATATAAGTACACTAaggattgttatttttataactcaaaaagtgcgtttttcatacaaattgtgtGTAAAAAGGCTTGAAACAATCAGTCATAGCTAGCAGGGACGCGGGTGGACGcggatgaatgatacctttttggaaaggtcgtatttcccactttataacctattaacttttttgatgaatgcacgtgaatcaaaaattatgctgaactttgaaaataagctgtttttgtgagaaataaACCGTTACTTTACCGGTTATTAAAACGATCTAAGACTTtggagtgcaaaaaaaaaaccaataaaatatattaagctTACCCTTTTTACGAGTATCCAATTAAAAACCGGTTTAATTGGAGCAATTTAACTCCGCGGTGCAGCTATTCGTAAATCATCACTAAATGGCCTACTTTTGACATGTTACCTTTAAGAGGTTGTGTAGCTTGCTGTAgttgcattttacaaaaaaaaaaaaattacagttcaTCTAGTTAGACATCTGGATATAATTTTGCATTATTCAAAACCGGTTTTAGAAggtcaaatttttttacttttttccactggtcgccgcactgtgcgtcggggcaagactaaattttggggcccctttgatatttgtgGGGCcctttaatgttttaatatgttcgtaatgcactttgctatacttacatAAAACTTCAATCTTAAAAgaagtaaatacttgtactaggagcccccaaaattaaatatttagagacccctaaaataaattttttttagcttagaattggtagttcttggggcctctgttctgaagtaatgtgtacacatttgattttccatcatcaaacatagtttatttcttttggggcccctgaaaaattatttttggggcctcaaaattaagagcttagaggcccctaaaatataatataatttttttggagccaagaattaataggtattggggcctctgttctgatgtaatattcggaatgccaccaataacgtaatgtttttattttgggccctgatgtatttatgttgggacccctaaattgatatttaattttccatttgattgttttgaaccactgaagtaatagctttttagtatcctcaaataatatttgtcaagtcattagaaaatttgatgaatatttttgggctccttagtaatagattttggggccctcaaattaatatttgattggggctcctaaagtaatatttagtaatccatcaacaaatataatttaatttaaaaaacaatgctttttaattttttttttttttaagtccattTAGGGCCCCTGCAGGACCCtggcttgaagttgttttttgcttttttggggctcctaatgtattatttgtggttgcaaagatttttcaagttatattttttgggatcctaagataaaattataatttttcttttaaaaaagcagtttattttttttggggcccctggggtaacctttttatcaaatcaatatatattttgTGGCTGCCAATgaattatacattacactgaatgacataatttgtctcccttgtatccgaagtcattcaaatacattttaatttacttcgttactcaatttatgctaacagtttccttttCTGCATTGTCTCCGGTGGGGGCCCTGAGtgcggtcgggggccccggtgcgtcgccccgcttgccccaagggattGTACGCCCCTGACAAGCACATATGCATTGAACCAGGGACGCAGTGCTGTAAGATGGTTGCTTGCAGGGCGCAACGTTTTATCTacgtgaaaatttatatttttttatgaaacacgttatttatggtttttttttttttaattaaaaaaaaaataaaatattggcaTTTAAGCATTAACTACATAACTACAACTACTGCAATAGAAAATGCACCAACAACTACGCACAGGTACAACTTGCGTGTGCGATCgagaacaaacaacaacaattaacaACATCCATCAAACCCATTGTAATGCCGTGACCACGAAGTTTGAAAGTTCTTCGAAACGTCGGTGGGggcgaagaaataaaattaaatatttcttataaatacgCGGTGAGtttcgtaaaatttaattaaacttaaaattaactacattgcacagtggtaccggtttctaagaagggcggccataggggattatggttaggatagcaacaaaatttacttgaatatgtgtgagaatatatttttttagctaaaaaaaatgaattaatttaaaaacaattgctttaaaaaaaatcttgtatatatttaataacaaaatgtaaaaagaagccttgaatctacatacaaacaaatgataagttattttttaaaattaattatttggtttttttttttcaatttcagtcataatttttatgttacatttcagatttaaagcttgcttaatatcatatatttttataaaaatatgtgcaaaaacctaaggaaaacataaaaactaaaaaaaaaaaaaaaatttttgaaaaagttttaaatatgagaaatatgggtaaaattgaaacaatgagtGTGAAAGACTCAGTCGTCGCCCGTCGCACTTATTCGCAGACAGATTCAATTGTTTAAGAAACTACACGTGCTagagaaaatttatgtatatgaatcatgtacttatattgatgacaacatagttaaaagtttcggtaaaatgagaagaaaaacaatagtatggaatttgaacctgtccttttctagtctgttttttattgaaaattttaaataaaatagaattgtaaactctttaaataaagtacataccttcaactttaagttctataacaaaaaaaaaactttaaaaataattttaaccgaaaaatacacttcaaagtttaagttgattcgggaccaaaaataaagcattgaaatcagacttttttcgacaacttttcatggtcgatatgaaaagttccgttattttctcaaaatgtctgttatgctatcttaaagaataggctTTTTATAACAAACATAACGAAAAATGACGTCATTATATTGACATCGATATTTCGGCCTATGGCCTACTACGGAACCACTGTGCATTGacttaaaagtgtaaaagtatacaagtgaaaattttcaaacgtatttctggatggaaaacttaaaaaatgatgcagaaaactttaatttttggtCTCTTTTTATACTCTTTTACTCTTTACTCTttatatactctttttcacaaaaaacattggctagcgagaaaaaaaaaataacaaatttaaagaATAATTTCACATAATTTCGCCTGGCTGTTGCAGCGCCTTacatcactaaaaaaaaataaatataccccTGTTTGTGAGATTTTTAATTTGACAGCTGTGGAGTGAAAAAATCCAAGGAAAAAAGAacacttttattttaacaaattttattatttttatgagttAATTCTACCAGAAACCAATTATAAATTATTCTACGAAAATCTATTTATATGAATAAATTCTCTTTACATACATTTATGTTGCAAATAAAGTGTATTCATCTGTGAAAGGAAAGGATCTCTGAATGGTTATAAAAATAGcttttgcacaattttacaCAGCAAtccattattgtttttattgttttatttgtttttaattaactaAGACTTGTTTTCTCACTATTTAATTctataaaagtttttgcaattgtgttaaagaatgatttttaaaggatttttgaatttgaattataCTTTGGTTATAATTCCATCACACACAAGAATAGCTCAAATGACagctttggatttatttttgacagttttttttccaCGCTATCCTACACTATAAAAGTGATATACACCCATTCCTGTAGTTCTTATTCTTAGGAACATCCTATCACAATGATGATTTTCCTGcgaacgtaaggaaacgtaagaaagccaccatctgtcaaaaaagttcaaccagGATGAACTTTTGCGCGCTTTCTGACGtttcttattatttaaaataaatttcaaagtgCAGTTTTATTTCgtgaaaatggaaaattataatGTATGGCAAAATAAGTGGCTTTCAAACTTATTGTTcgtgtaaatacaaaattctatcaAGCCAAGATGTTGAAAGTGTGCTTTCGTGTAAACAGAACTACTTTTTGTATTCACATTTGACTGACAGTAGCTAAatccagaactataattggcggatggagtcggaagctactgtcaattgttgttgttttccataagttttcatccgacgagtgcgctcgcaaccgcactcgacggatgaaaacttatggaaaacaacaataattgacattagcatccgactccatccgccaattatagttctggcttaaaggcttggccacaccggagggtatgcggtagaggtacgggtagcggtaacgatatttgtatgaaaaaaattccacatctgaacgttgatatgtcagtttggaatttttttcatacaagtaccgttacctatacccgtaccgctaccgcataccctccggtgtggccaagccttaagttttttttttacaaaaacaaaataactccCGGTAAATCAGGCCATCAATAATGGTTTACTTTTGTTATTATTGGTTTGTGTGTTGTATTCATacaaatttgtgaataatttgttttctattcctgggaaaattaaattaaataagtgcAACATTATTTATGCGGCGGAGTAGCGAATTCAATACTTTTTTGGgaggaatacaaaaaattgttacgGAACTGGAACTGGCGGCTACCTCTTCAACTCCCACTGGTCCAAGGGATATTTACGAGGACACGAGGAGTTCATGATTAACATGGCAAGGAGGTTGCAGAATATTGCTGCCAAAACGAGAGTGCAGTCAAAGATATAAGAAGAAATTAATAAAGAGTTTCTTGCCCATTTAAACGAATAAagttaacattttaatatttgttaaatcttttctttcttgtttttatATCTGGTCgttgatcgttttttttttatttatttcacttTCAGATATAAACATTTATGCAGATTCAAATCTTCGAGCTGTAGGATATATACAAAATTCCCCCCGTTCGTGAAAGAAAGGCAGCAGtgcccatgttctgtaacttAGGCGATAACTTTTCGCATCGttaaaaaaccaaaccaaaaattcCATCCCTAACGACCCTGGAAAAAACTGGGTTTCTGTAAGTCAATGCGATAAGTTTGCTTTACATCGTTATTTGAACTGGAATTTCCATTGGAAGGCGATAAAAATCGtctgtcaaattcaaaaacaaaacaaacaattgaaaaaatattacaaaataaagtgtttttttttttgccaaaataatgtgtttttttggcaaaataaaGTGTTATAGAAAAGGTACCGAAATGTTTGCAGTGTTGCTATTATCCGAAGCCCATGAACGTAGAAATAGAATGCGCATTCAACGTTGTAATCTTCGTGGTACGACAAACCCGTTTGAAATGCCTGAAGAACGGTTTAGGGAACTCTTTAGGCTCACTCGTGATGCAGCACAGATTCTTTTAATAGAAATGAGTCCTCACATGCATCAAGGACAAAGAAAACCTTTCATCCCGATACCCATCCGTCTTTGTGCCGCCTTGCACTTCTACGCATCGGGATCCTACCAACGAGACATCGGCCAAGATTTTTCGGCAGCCATGAGCCGAACTATGATATCACGAATTGTTGCTGAAGTTTCGCTTATTTTGCAGAATAAATTTTCAGGAAAATGGATTAAATTTCCTAGAGAAGAGGAATATGATTCCATAAAACAAAGGTAGGtaatcataattttaaaattattccacACCAACATtctgattttatataaaaaaaatagattttttgagGCGACGGGTTTTCCTGGGGTGATTGGAGCAATTGACTGCACACACGTCAAGATTCAAAAACCCAATATGGAAGTGGAGGCTTGTTACCTCAATCGAAAAGGGTACCATTCAAAGAATGTGCAACTGGTGGGTACATTTGATTTTCTTTCTTTCCGAAAACTAATATCTTGAACTTTAGATTTGTGACTTCAATCTCCAAATACTAGGGGTCTACGCACGATTTGGAATTGCATCACTTGATTCCTTTATATGGGAAGCATCCTCGATAAAAACCTTACTTGAACAGCGGTGTGAAGTTAATGGAGTTGCAGAACAGAGCTCTTGGTTGTTAGGTATGTATGGTGTTTAtagttctcttttttttttttaatttttttttttttgtctttttaacAAAGGTGACTTTGGCTATCCCTTGCGTCCCTGGCTTATGACTCCTTATCGCTCTTCTACAGATGCTAACGAAAGAGCATTTAATACAATCCAcgcaaaaacaagaaattgtaTAGAACGGCTCAATGGAGTCCTAAAGTCCGTTTTCCGGTGCCTTAAAATAGGATTATTTTACTCCCCTGCAGCTGCAGGGAGGATAATAAACGCTTGTTGTGTCCTTCACAACTTTCGCATTAAACACGGAATTTATGACGATATCCCAATTGAAGAATTTAATAATGACGATGAAAACATATACCATCCTCCTGAAAACAATTCTGTTCACCATCGTGCAGCCTTAAGAATTCGCGACCGGCTTAAGACAAATATTTTAAGATAAGACAAAACCATTGTATATGCCTTTTCAGTTTTTCTctaaaagctttcaaaaaataaaaacttaaatactaTAGTTTCTAATAGTCGTCTTTTCCACTTATAGCATTTATATGTACATTCATCGTGATTCATCGTGAATGTGCTAAACTTACCAATTTCTAATCTCCAAATCTTAAGATAATCcgaaagtatttaaaaatatttcatctcCAGACAACTTCTTCACAATCGCATTCatgatttctttgaaaaaaaacatatgaaatTCTCGAATGTGCCAGACACAGAAAGCTCTCAATTGCAAACCTCTTGGTTTTGACGATTCGAATGTGCCTCAGTTGTCAGTTCTAAATTAAATATACTTACAAAAATGAATACCACTTTTCGGTTTCAAgaagtatttgaaaaaatttcatctCCAGACAGTTTCTTCAAAATCGTTGACCACACGAAAATGATGAAATTGCTccaagaaagaaaatttttgaaatatctgtttaaatctaaatttaactttaaaatcttTTAGGAGACTCAGTTTGCAACTAAATGCATTGTTTTTGGGTTTTGGAAACCCTTGCACCTctctgaaaataataattttgttaaaaatactaacgaaattgttaatttttacttactttttttgcTTCAGGATTTTTTTCCAGTCGATAAAATTATCGATTCTCAAAGATACAGAAACCCGATGAAGCGATAAAATGAAATCTACtacaattttcatattttatcgACGAATTTTATCGTTTCGATagttacagaacatgggcaCAGGAGAGAACTTGTCTGAAAAGTCCATGTAGGTAAATGATATTATTCcgtatttaaataaaagtaactaataatgaaattttcttttcttcaaggGTATggaaaaggaacaaaaaagcagtgttatttattaaattttaataatattttctaaaacataaGTAagtaaaaatcagccttgagaaagaAAGTAAGTATGTACATACTTCTTTTAcctacctttagcacctgttaccGATAAAATGGCCGTTGTCGGCCCAAGGTAACAGGTATGCCATCCATAATAGTATGTATACTAGCACTACGTTAttctatacattttatttttgagaaaataagtaacgTCTGGCGGGCCTGTGAGTTGGGATCTCGGACTAATATGTAAGGTTCAAATAGAGATTTTGAATTAGGTATCTATAATAAAATACACTCCATCGATCGTGATGAAAAACTGACGTAAACTGTCCTTTAACAACATAAGAtcaaatatcttgaattttaaaagtCAAAAGCTACGAAAAAATATCCAAAGTTGGTATAACAATCTCAAATTCCACTACAtaagttgttgttgtatttatatttgttatcaataaaaaaaaacctcagaGCTCACTCTGCATGAAAACCTACGTTTATGTTTTTCTTATCAACAGGTGTTACCTTCCACACGCAATCCCTTTTTCTAATACCAACCTAGAttatgaaatcaaaacaataattAGTCcagtcatcttttttttttattcctaatGGAAACGTTCCAACCGAAATACCTACCAAAACTTAGCTAATCAAACCAAGCTCTTTAGGAGATATAGTAGGATAGATAGGTATAGCTATTCTTAACcaaattaaatctgtttaatCATTTTCTAAAGCCAAGGCAACCATTGACACTGATAGTGCAATTTCCATTGGTATAAGAACTCCTTCCAGTTCCTCATTGGAAACAACCCTTACTCGCTATACCAATCCCTTCatctaatacattttttaaatcaggGGCGTGTCTCTGATTTTTCCATTCTCGTCAACTTGATCAGATTTTCCTTACCCTCTTATTCTACAATATTGCTGCAACCTTTGCATTCCAATTCCAATGATTTCTCCAGTTTTTAAAGTGGGATGGTCGATTCCGATTTCCGACTTTTACTTGCAGTGCTTCCAAGAAAAAACCAACACTCTGACACATGCCTTTGTGTATGTGTTCATGAATGTGTTAGAACTAACGACACACCAGCGCAAAAATGTTGACTACACTTACACTTTATAGGGTGCTTAAGGTTTATTCACACTAGAGTGAATGGAATGGAAAATCATTGCTATCACAAATATGGGGGATGTATTCCAATGGTATATGCCGCCATATGCAGAGATATCACAGTCGTTTGATTATAACGGGACACTTGAATATAATAGCGGGAGCATACTTTCAGTCTGTTTCGAGCCCGAAGAGGAAAACATAATTTTCGAGTTCGAGAGTTGGAtttgcaaaatttatttaagcaTTGGGACAAAGAGATTTTTATTTCCTTGCTGTCCGTTTTATCTTTGTTGTAATCAAGTgcatttattttagttttttttttcgttggttgatttaaaaaaaaaaataatggactACCTTACCTATCTACCTTTAGAAGTTATTCAACGGAAATGAGTGTTTTTGATATTAGTTAGTGCGTGATTTAATCAATAGATTTAATGGTTACCCCTCTGCCCTCTAAAAACTTAGTGCAGTAcctagattttgatttttaaatatgtatcaTACTTTGTATACCCTTAAGGTACATAAATCTACGCAGTGAttattacctatatttttttttattgcaaaaacgcaaatcaaattttaaagattATTTGTGCAGACCTATTTTTAGactaaatttattgattttgtggtaatttttttttgtcgtataTCAACATAGCCCTTGAATGTATTTTTCTGTGATATTTTGTGTATTTAAACGTTAAGCTTAGTTTGTTTTTGTGaagacgagaaaaaaaaatacgaaaaaaaaaataataaataacaataatgGATGTCGCGAATTCAAACCAATTACCGTTAGACTACAGTTTAGgatttaaaaacgaatttaaatCAAATGAATTCCCGCCCAACAAT
Proteins encoded in this region:
- the LOC129910551 gene encoding putative nuclease HARBI1 — its product is MFAVLLLSEAHERRNRMRIQRCNLRGTTNPFEMPEERFRELFRLTRDAAQILLIEMSPHMHQGQRKPFIPIPIRLCAALHFYASGSYQRDIGQDFSAAMSRTMISRIVAEVSLILQNKFSGKWIKFPREEEYDSIKQRFFEATGFPGVIGAIDCTHVKIQKPNMEVEACYLNRKGYHSKNVQLICDFNLQILGVYARFGIASLDSFIWEASSIKTLLEQRCEVNGVAEQSSWLLGDFGYPLRPWLMTPYRSSTDANERAFNTIHAKTRNSKATIDTDSAISIGIRTPSSSSLETTLTRYTNPFI